Genomic segment of Helicobacter enhydrae:
CTTCAACTCTCTAATGACGAAAAGCAACTGCTCTCTCAAACTTCTAACAATCGCACCATTTATGAAATGCTCAAAGATCTTATGTTTGCTACAAGTTTTAGAAGTGATTATTTTGCAAAAGGTGCTGTTCAGCTTAGCGACGCACAATGCAATGAGGAGCTCAACAAACTACAAATCGTCCTAAGCCACCCATTTGAGCAGTTGGACTACACGCTCCAAACACATCGCGGCACACTCAAGCTCAATCAAGACTTCTATGAGCCATTGTTTGATGCGATCAAAAACTATGAGCCCATTAGCGTCGCAGAACTTAGAGAGACACTTGCCTCAAAACTCAAGCGTGAAGTGCAATTCACAGAAATGATCGAATCCCTCATCGCTTTGGGACAAAAAGAATATGTCAAGCTCGTGCAAGAAAAGGATAAGGTAGCTCAAGCAATGCCACAAACCCAAAGACTCAATACTTATATTTTGGAACAAGCCTTCCACTCTCCAAACTCCATCAACCATCTCATCAGCCCACTCACTGCAGAAGCGGTTTCTTTCAATCGTTTTGAGCTGATTGCAATCTATGCAAGTTTGCACAAAAAATCTCAAAACGAACGAGTGGAATTGATTATGCAGCAGCTCAAAAAACAAGGGGAGAAAATCTCCAAAGATGGCAAAGCACTGAGCGATGCGGAAGTGAAGCAAGAGCTAGAAAAACAAATCCAAAATATCCAAGCTTGGATTCCTGTGCTGCAAAAACTACAGATTCTCTCCTAGTGCAATCACTTCGGTGATATTCACTCCAAACCCGCCAAATCCCATTTGGCTCACCTCCTTTTTGGAGCTGATAAATCGGAAATCACTGATTTGCAAACTTTTGAGGATCTGGGCTCCGATCCCAAACTCTTTGCCTTTGAGTTCGTTTTGGGTTTGCAAAAAAATCAAAACCCCCCAATCTTTACTTATCAACTCCATCGCCCCTACAAGAGATTGATACGCACGCAAATCGCTCAAAAAATCCACATCTTTGCCAATGTGAAAAAATTTGACCAAAGGCTGACTAGAAACCCTAGAAGTATCAAAGACAAAAACGCTATGGGTGCGTTGCAAATGATCGACATAATCTATCCTCTGGCACTCTTTGCCAAGCAAAGTGGAGGGAATGGGCGGCTGAGGAGAGAGGAGATTCTCATAAGCTAGGCGATACTGCACCAAATCAGAAATATAAAGAATCTTTAGTTGATGTTTGTGTGCAAAATCAACCAAAAACTTATCTCCGCGTCTTGCCATACTCCCATCTTCTTTCATCATCTCGCAAATAACGGCAATCGGGGCGATCCCTGCGATTTTGCACAAATCCACACTTGCTTCAGTGTGCCCAGTGCGGACAAGCACACCCCCCTCTTTTGCCACAAGGGGGAAAATATGCCCCGGACGCACAAAGTCTCTCGCACTCGCTTGAGGATCACACAACAATCGGATCGTCATATCACGCTCAAATGCCGAAATCCCTGTAGTTGCCTCTCTTGCATCAATTGAGATGGTAAAAGCTGTGCAATGGTTGGAATCATTGCAAGAAACCATAGGGGTGAGCTCAAAGCGATTTGCCAACTCTTGCGTCAGAGAAACGCAGATGAGTCCTCTAGCTTCTTGAGCCATAAAATTCACTTTTTGCGGGGTGCTAAAAATCCCCGCATACACCAAATCCCCCTCATTTTCTCTGTCCTCATCATCCATAATGATGATCATTTCACCATTTTTGAATGCTTCTATCGCCTCTTTGACACGCTGTTTATACATACATAGCCTTATTGATATTTTTGGAGGGATTGTATCAGAAATCTAAAATAAGTTTTTAACTTTGATGGGGGAGGGGGTGGATTGATAGAGAGATGAATCGCTTTGGCTTTGTATCATCGCATTTGTGTCGGAGGAGGGGGCTTCCTTGCGAGAGGAAGTGGCGGTGAATGTTGATTTTATCCCATAAGATTCCAATCGCAAAAATGACTAGCAAATGATGTTTGCACAAATGAGCTTTGTGGCAATGCTTAAATCTTTTGATTCTGCAAGGTTTGTTTGGTCAGCGGTTTGCTATGGATTTTTTGAAGTAGAGAGAGTTTTGAAGTTTTGATTTTGTATAATCATATTTGTGTTGGAGAAGGACGCTTCCTTGTGAAAGGAGGTGGTAAGTATGGATTTAGTATTCCAACTTATAAGGCTTCTGCTAGCTTTGGTAGAGCTAGTAAAAGCTATCCTTGAGCTTTTGGCTCAATAAATTAATCTTCAAGAGGCATTATACTCAATCTAGCTAAAGTTTTGATTGATTCTTCAACACAGCAAACTATACAAGGAAGTAAGTCCATAAATGGAGGCTAGATTGAGTTGGGATTATTCCCAATGTCTCTCCCCCCTTGTAAATTTTCTTACGCAGTTTTTGCATTGCTTGTTCCCTCATACTTCTTTTTGGTATTTCTAGAATCTTTTGGATTCGCTGTTTTGATTCTTGCCTTTGCAAAAGCACATTTTCTAATTTTTCAAGCTTGGCTTGGTGTTTTTCTTGTGAAGTTTGGCTTGGGGAAATGTTTTCTAGCGATTCTAGAATCTCTTGGGATTCTTTTTCTTTGAGTTGCTTTGGGGAAAGCACGGCTTTTGGTGTTTCAGGCTCGGCTTGAATTCTTTCTTTTCAAGTTGGCTTGAGCAAAGTACCCTTTATGCAATTCTAGAATCCCCTAGGATTTCTCTTAAGGGGATCAAGGGGAACTTATAGCAGCGTTCCCCTTATCCCCCTTAACAACCCCCATAACCCCAGCATTGCATTAGCAAGGCTCGTTCAAGATTACATTGACTTGGAATCTTTTTTGGTTCTGCAAGGTTGGTTTGGTCAGCGATTGTTTGTGCTTATATTAAAATAGTGAGGGTTTATATTTTTTGGAGTTTTAAAAGATTGCAAAGAGATTCTAAGAATCTAAAAATCAAACTTTAAAACACCAAAGAATCAAAACAAAGTCAAACTAATGTGGGTAACACACAAAAAGCGGGCAGGGGTTTGGGGGATTTTAAGGGGGATAAGGGGGGTGCCTCGCAATAAACCCCCTTGTCCCCCTTATAGAAAAAGCAAAGTGGGATTTGGAAACTAAGAAGTGTTCTTGTGCAAAAGCAATCTCAAAAACTAGGAAACAAATCAAGAATCCTCCAAAGAGTGTGCTTTGTCAAGCCAAAAAAGAGAATCTGGGAGATTCTAGAATCCCCCAAAAGTGTGCTTGTGCAAAAGCAAGAAACGAAAAGAGAGACAGCGAACAGCGTTTTGCAAAATGAGCTTTGTGGCAACGCTTGAATCTTTTGATTCTACAAGATTGGTTTGGGAATCCAATTGCCGTGCTTAGATGAAATGGTGAGGTTTGATGATTGATTGGAGTTTGAGAGAAAGGAGAAATAGCCAACCACGCCCACTTCCCAAGAGAAGTGAGCTAAAGGTTATCGATCTTTGATTCCAAGTTCTTGAATCAATTTGGCATAACGCTCATATTGCGTTCTTTTGAGATACTTGAGCAAACCGCGTCTTTGTCCGACGAGTTTAAGCAAACCCAAACGACTTGAGTGATCTTTGGGATTTGCCCTAAGATGCTCTGTCAAATTTGCAATACGATGACTTAGAAGTGCGACTTGCACCTCACTAGAACCTGTATCTTTCGAATCACGGGCAAATTTAGCAATCAGTGCTTTTTTATCCGCCATATCTTGAGCCATAATGACCTCCTAGAATGGTATTAATTTCACTTAAATAATATTTAAGAGAGCGTAATTCTACTATAAAAACTTTTTTTTTACTCAATGATGGGCACACAAACACATCAAAATTGACCAATGATTTATTTTTCAAAATAAAATTAATTTTTTATGTATAATCTGTTCATTATCTTTTTATGGATATGGCACAACACTACATTTCCAAGGTTGAAAGAATGAAAAAAGTAGCTGTAGTTATGGGAAGTCAAAGCGATTTGCCAATAATGCAGAAGTGCTTTGAGATTTTGAAAGAATTCCAGATAGATTTTGAAGTCCAAATCCTCTCTGCCCATCGCACCCCACAAGCAACCAAAGACTTTGCGTCCAATGCTATCCAAAATGGTTTTTCTGTATTGATTGCCGCGGCGGGCAAATCCGCTCATCTAGCCGGAGTTTTAGCCTCTCTCACCCCGCTTCCTGTGATTGCAATCCCTATCAAAACAAGCGATTTGGGAGGAATGGATTCTCTGCTCTCAAGCGTGCAAATGCCTAGCGGGATCCCTGTCGCCTGTGTCGGTATCAATGCGGCAGAAAACGCGGGGTTACTTGCCATACAAATCTTGGCAACAAACCACCCAGATCTTTATGAAAAAATCTTGAACAAACGCCAAAAAGAAGCTCAAAAAATCCTTCAAAACAACGCCACACTAACCCAACAGATAAAGGACAACAATGACTAATCCACCACTTTATGAAGGCAAGGCAAAAAAACTCTACGCCACAAGCAACCCATCCCAACTCCTACTCTCCTACAAAGATGAAGCTACAGCGTTTAATGGAGCCAAAAAAGAGACAATCGCAGGAAAAGGTGAGCTCAACAATCGCATCTCCAACCTTGTGATGCAGGAGCTACACAAACACCATATCAACACGCATTTGATTCAAGAGCTCAATCATACAGACTCGCTAGTGAAAAAACTCAAAATGTTCCCGCTAGAAGTGATCGTGCGTAACATATCAGCAGGTTCTTTGGTCAAAAAGCTCGGCGTGAGTGAGGGCAAAGTATTTGATAGCCCGATCTTAGAGTTTTGCTACAAAAACGATGACTTGGGCGATCCGATGATCAACACCTATCACATCATCGCTCTCAATCTTGCCACACAAGAAGAAATCGAAAGCATTTCAGCTTTGGCTCTGCAAATCAATGAGATTTTGCGTCCTTATTTTGCAAAACTCCAGATTCAACTCGTGGATTTCAAACTAGAGTTTGGTATCGATGATGAGGGCAAGATCTGTCTAGGAGATGAGATCTCTCCTGACACTTGCCGCTTTTGGGAAATGCAAACCAAAGAAAAACTAGACAAAGATCGTTTCAGGGAGGATTTGGGCAATCTCACAGAATCTTATCGCGTAGTGCTAGAAAAAATTCTGTCCAAAGGGCAATAATGCGACACATCAAAGAGGAATGCGGGGTTTTTGGTGTTTTTTCTCCGACAAGTATTTCTATGTCCTCTCTTGCCTATTTTGGATTGTCCTCATTGCAACATCGTGGGCAAGAGAGCTGTGGTGTCGTCATCAATGAAAATGATTGTTTCAAATCCTGCAAAAATACCGGTCTTGTCAATGAAGTGCTCACCCCACAAGCGTTGCAAGATTTGGGGAATGGCGATATTTGTATCGGGCATGTGCGTTATTGCACAACAGGGGGCAACCACATACAAAACGCCCAGCCCATACTCATCAACCGCATTGCACATTCTCTAGCACTAGCACACAACGGCAACATCGTCAATGCCTATGAATTGAGAAAAAAACTAGAGCTAGAAGGCTCGATTTTTCACAGCACCAACGACACTGAAGTCATCGCTCATCTCATCATCAAAAACCAACTCTCCTCCTCATCACTCCAAGATGCACTCCAAAAATCAGCCCAAAGCCTCAATGGTGCATACTCTTTGGTCCTAATGGATCACTCACAACTCATTGCGATGAGGGATCCTCACGGCTTCCGTCCTCTTTGCTATGGGCAAACATCAAGGGGAGAATACATCATCGCATCAGAAACCTCCGCACTTGATGCAGTGGAGGCAAATTTCATTCGCGACATTCTCCCCGGAGAGATTGTTGTCTTTGACAAACAAGGGGTGCATAGCATCCAAACTTTTTGCAACCAAAAACCCAAAACAACTTGCAGTTTTGAGTATATTTATTTTGCAAGAGCTGATTCGTCTTTGGATGGGCAGAGTATCCATTTGGCGAGAATGAGGGCAGGAGAGTTTTTGGCAAAAACCTATCCGGTAGAAGCTGATATTGTCATCGGGGTCCCTGATTCTGGGATCGATGCAGCGATTGGTTATGCTAGAGCATCAAACATTCCCTATGGCGTAGGTTTCATCAAAAATCGCTATATCGCACGCACTTTCATCTCCCCAACACAAGAAGAAAGAATAGAAAAACTACGCCTCAAACTCAACCCCATCCTCCCAAACATCAAAGGCAAAAAAATCATCCTCATTGATGACTCTATTGTCAGAGGCAATACCACCAAGCGTCTCGTGAAACTCCTAAGAGGAGCAGGGGCAAAAGAAATCCATATGAGAGTTTCATCGCCTCCTTTTCTCAACCCCTGCTTTTATGGCACAGACATCGATTCAAAAGAATATCTTATCGCTTGTGCACACTCTGTCTCTCAGATAGAAAAACTCTTGGGACTTGATAGCTTAGGCTATCTCACGCTAGAAGGAATGGATTATATGCTTCAAACCAAAGGTTTGCAAGGCTATTGTAGTGCTTGTTTCACAGGCAATTACCCCACGCCTATTCCAAACAATACCAAAAAAAATCAGTTTGAAAACAAGGAGCAGAAATGAAGCACTCAAGCTACAAGGATGCAGGGGTCAATGTCAATGCAGGATACGAATCAACAAACCTCATCAAAAAACATATCGCCAAAACACAACTTCAAGGGACAATCAACCAAATCGGCGATTTTGGAGGGTTTTTCCCACTCCAACTACAAGGAATGCAAGAGCCGATTTTGGTGAGTGGGACAGATGGAGTAGGCACAAAACTCAAACTTGCATTCTTGCTTGATCGGCACACGAGCATAGGGATTGATTGTGTGGCAATGTGTGTGAATGATATTTTGTGTTCTGGTGCGAAGCCTTTGTTTTTTTTGGATTATATCGCTCTAGATTGCAACACCCCCACCAAAGTGGCAGACATCGTGGAGGGGATCGCTCAAGGGTGTATAGAATCTGGGTGCCAACTCTTGGGTGGAGAAACAGCAGAAATGCCCGGATTTTATGCCAAAGATGAATACGATTTGGCAGGATTTTGTGTGGGTATCGTAGAAAAAAGCAAAATCCCCAACAAAGCAAGGATCAAGCAAGGAGATATAGCAATTGGCATAGCCTCAAGCGGTTTGCACTCCAATGGATTTTCTTTGGTCCGTAAGATTTTGCAAGACAACCACATCAACCCGCTTAGTTATGATTTTCAAGGCAAACCCATCATAGAAACCCTGCTCACTCCCACCAAAATCTATGTCTCCTCTGTGCTCAACCTTCTAGCAACGCTAGAGGTCAAGTCCATTGCCCATATCACAGGCGGTGGTTTTTATGAAAACATTCCACGCAGTTTGCCACAAGGATTGGGGATCAAAATCTCCCAAAACTCCATCCCTCATCAACCTATTTTTGATTTTCTAGCCCAAAAGGGTGGCATTTCTCAAGAGGAAATGTTTGGGATTTTTAATATGGGGATTGGGATGTGTATCATCATCGATCCCTCTCAAGTGGATCGCACACTCTCAACCCTCCAATCCTCTGGTGAGCAGGTTTGTATCTTGGGAGAGATTTGCCAAAATGAAGGTGTGTTTTTATGCTAAACATTGCCATTTTGGTTTCAGGCAATGGAAGCAATCTACAATCTTTGATCGATTATCAAAATCAAGGCAAACTCAAAAACGGCAAACTCTCTTTGGTGATTTCAAACAAAGCAGACGCCTACGCACTCACGCGTGCGAGTGATTCAAACCTCCCCTCTTTTGCACTCACCAACCCTGCGACATTTGAAACAGAAGCTCTAGAAAAAATGAGGGAATACAAAATCGATTGCATTGTGTTGGCAGGATTTCTCAAAATCCTATCCCCCCGATTCATCCAAGCATTTCCCAACAAAATCATCAACATCCACCCCTCATTGATTCCGAGCTTTTGCGGTGCAGGATTTTATGGAATCAAAGTGCATCAAGAAGCTCTCAAATACGGGGTGAAAGTCAGTGGAGCAAGCGTGCATTTGGTCAATGAAGTAGTCGATGGCGGTCAAATCATCGCACAAAGAGCCGTGCGTATCTCTGCCAAAGAAACTCCTTCATCTTTGCAGAAAAAAGTAGCAACCATTGAGCAAAAAATCTTGCCTCAAGCCTTGCAAACACTCATCAATCAAATCCTAAAGGAGAACAAATGAACATCCAAGAACTTTTGCGGACACATCGTTACTTCGGACGCGGAATCATCGTAGGCAAAAGCCCAAAAACACAGGAGGCGTTTTTGTTGTATTTTTTGAGTGGGCGTAGCCAAAATAGCCAAAATCGCACATTTGTCGCCAAAGATGGGCAAATCCACATCCAAGCACGGGTAGAAGACACCGATGCAGACACCTCGCTGACTTTTTATCCCCCACTTCTCACTTTCCAAAACCAAATCATTCTAGGCAATGGCGATCAAACCCAAAGCATCTTTGACGCCCTTCAAAAGGGAGGGAGCTTTGAGGAAGCATTGAGGATGAGAGAGTTTGAGCCTGACGCCCCACATTTCACCCCAAGGATTAGCACACTCATCACGCTAGAGGGTGATGACTTTTCTTACAAAATGAGTCTGATCAAATCTTTTCAAACCCATTATTGCCATAGATTTTTCTATGAATACCCTAGCGTAGAGGGCTATGGGCATTTTTTGCACACTTATGCACAAGATTGGTCTCCACTGCCTTCTTTTATCGGCGAACCAAAAGCACTACAGATCCCACAATCGCTAGAGGAACTAGCCACTGAAGTATGGGACAATCTAGACAAAGATTACAAAATCGCCCTGTTTGCACAAAGCATCCATCCTACCACCCAACAAACCAACACAATCATTTTAAACAAGGAATAAATATGGAAGAGATCACACTCAAATACGGCTGCAACCCCAATCAAGGTCGTGCTAGAATCTATAGCACCAAACTACCATTTCAAGTCCTCAATGGAAATGCTGGGTATATCAATTTTTTGGATGCACTCAATGCGTGGCAACTTGTCAAAGAGCTCAAAAACGCGACAAACACCCCTTGTGCCACTTCTTTCAAGCACCTCAGTCCGACTTCATCTGCACTCGCCTCTCCATTGTCTCAAACAGAGCTACAGGCTTATTTTTTGCAAGATTTGGATGTCAATGCTTCACCCATCGCTACAGCTTATGCAAGAGCTAGAGGGGCTGATAGGATGTCCTCTTTTGGTGATTTTATTGCATTGAGTGATAGTTGTGATGAGATGACAGCAAGGCTCATCGCTCAAGAAGTTTCTGATGGCATTATCGCCCCACACTTCACCCAAGAAGCACTCAATATTTTGAAAACCAAAAAAAACGGAGCATACATCATCATCGAAATAGATCCCACATTCACGCCACCCTCTCTTGAAAAAAGAGAAGTCTTTGGAATCACCTTTGAGCAAGAACGCAATGAAATCGTGCTAGATGAGAGGGTTTTGCAAGACATCGTGACACAAAACAAAAACCTCCCCCAAGAAGCCAAAACCGATCTCATCCTCTCGCTTATCACGCTCAAATACACGCAATCCAATTCCATTGTTTTAGCCCACCAAGGTCAAGCTATCGGAGTGGGTGCTGGAGGGCAGTCGCGGATTCACTGCACACGCACAGCTTGTGCCAAAGCAGATCTTTGGCATTTGAGGAAACATCAAAAAGTGCTAGAGCTTCCATTTTTGCCCTCACTCAATCGCCCTACCAAAGACAATCTCATCGATGCCTATCTCACACACCAACCGGCATTTTTTGACACTTGGCAGGATTTTTTCACATCAAAACCCAATCATTTCACACAAGAAGAACAGCAAGAATATCTCTCAAAGATTCAAGGGGTTAGCTTGGGGAGCGATGCGTTTTTCCCATTTGTGGATAACCTCCAAAGAGCAGAGCAAAGCGGTGTGAGCTACATCGCCCAAAGCGGCGGAAGCAAACAAGATACTTCCTTGATAGAATATTGCGACAAACATCAACTATTGATGATTTTCACGCATTGTCGGCTATTCCACCATTAGGAGTCAAAATGAAAGTTGCAATCATTGGAAGCGGAGGAAGAGAGCATAGCATCCTCAAAGCCATCAAAAACAATCCAAACATCTCTACCCTCTTTGCAATACCCGGCAATGCGGGAATGTCACAAGAGGCAATATGTCTCAAAGCAGATATTACCAATCACACTGAAGTGCTTCAATGTATCCAATCAGAGGGGATAGATTTTGTGATTGTGTCTCCTGATAACCCCCTAGTGGAAGGAATGGTTGATGTTTTAGAATCCAATGGGATCGCTTGTTTTGGTCCAAGAGCCAATGCAGCCATTGTGGAGGGAAGCAAAATCTTTGCCAAAGAATTTATGCATAGACATTCTATCCCCACAGCTCCCTACTGGGTTTTTGATTGCCCCACAAAAGCCAAAGAGTTTCTAAGCACCACATCATTTCCCAAAGTCATCAAAGCCGATGGTTTGGCACTTGGCAAAGGAGTGATTATCGCCAAAAACCTCACTCAAGGACACCAAGCGATTGAGGACTTGATGGAAAATGCAGTGTTTGGCGAGAGTGGCAAACGCATTGTGATCGAAGAGTTTTTGGAGGGCAAAGAAGCGACAATTTTGGCTTTTACTGATGGCAAAACGATTGTCCCAATGGTTTCTTCTATGGATTACAAAAAGGCTTTGGATGGGGATGAGGGGCTCAATACAGGCGGAATGGGCTGCATCGCACCAAATCCTTATTACACTGAAGCAATCCAAGCAGAATGTATGCAAAACATTTTCTTGCCAACACTCAAAGGTCTCAATCAAGAGGGGAGGAGATTCAAAGGTTGTTTGTATTTTGGATTAATGCTTACAACAAATGGAGTGAAAGTCATTGAGTATAATTGCCGCTTTGGAGATCCCGAAACCCAAACGATTTTGCCACTACTAGAGAGTGATTTGTTTGAAATTATGCTTAGCATTCATAATGAAACCCTCAAGCAAGAGCAGGTGCGTTTTAAGCCCCTCTCTTCTTGCTGTGTCGTCGTTGCTTCAGAGGGCTATCCCCAAAAGTTTCAAACCAATCATCTGATTTCTTATTCTGATATGCCCAATCTTTTTTTTGCAGGAGTGAAGCAAACTGATGAGGGATTGGTCAATTCTGGTGGAAGGGTGCTAAGTCTGACTTGCACCGCACCCACACTCCAAATCGCACGAGAGCAAGTCTATAAGCAACTCAAATCGATACGCTTTGCCAATGCCTACTATCGCAAAGACATTGGGAAATTATAAGGAATCGCTATGATTGAGATTTATGTCCAAAAAAAAGAAGCTTTTGCCTATGAGGCAGAGAAGTTAGCACAAGAAATCCGAGAGCTCCTCGCAATCCAAACTTTGGAGAAGTTAGAAATCATCAATGTTTATAGCATTGATGGAGTTTGCAAACAAGACTTGCAAAAGGTGCAAGAAATCGTTTTTTGCGAACCTCAAGTCGATGAGATGTTGGAAGAACTCTCTTTGCAAGATTGTGATTTTTTCTTTGGCATCGCACCACTAGAGGGGCAGTTTGACAAGCGTTCATATTCAGCGATACAATGCCTCCAAATGCTCAATCTCCCCCCCACCACGCTCAAGCACCATCAGGTTTTCAAACTCTATGGCACTTTGACACAGGCACAGCAAGAGGCGATCCTCTCCTACCTCATCAATCCCATAGAATCCACAGAGGTTTTTGGCAAATCCCATCACACCCCACAAGCCACAGATGATGTGCCACAAGCCCCTATCAACCTTGCAGCAGAGGATCTCAAACTCATCGAGCAATACTTGCAACACCCCAACCCACTCGAGCTCAAAATCATCGAAACCTATTGGTCTGATCATTGCAGACATACGACATTTCTCACAGAGATCTCCTCGATCGCCTTTGAAGATCCATTGGCAGAGCAGATCTATCAAGACTATTTGCAGACAAGAAAAGAGCTAGGCAGACAAAAGCCTATCTCTCTTATGGATTTGGGAACGATTATGAGTGCATATCTCACCTCACAGGGCAAAGCCAAATCAATCGCCCAAACAGAAGAGCAAAATGCTTGCACCCTTGAAATCAATGTCACCACCCCCAAAGGCGATGAAAAATGGTATTTGTTTTTCAAAAACGAAACGCACAACCACCCCACAGAAATCGAGCCTTTTGGCGGGGCTTCTACCTGTATTGGCGGGGCGATTCGCGATCCTTTGTCCGCACGAGGCTATGTGTATGCAGGGATGAGAATCTCAGGCAGTGCCAATCCATTAGAATCGATCTCACAAACGCGTAAAGGCAAACTCCCTCAACGCAGTATTGCCATCAAATCTTCAGATGGATTCAGTTCTTATGGCAATCAAATCGGCGTTGCTACAGGAATGGTAGAAGAGATCTACCACGAGGGCTACAAAGCCAAACATCTAGAGCTTGGAGCGGTTTTGGGAGCAACACCCAAAGAATGGGTGTCCTCTCAAGCACCCCAAAGTGGCGATGTCATCGTGTTGCTTGGAGGGAAAACAGGGCGTGATGGCTGCGGTGGAGCAAGTGGCTCCTCACTCTCTCACAATATCCACTCTCTTAGCACTTGTGGGAGCGAAGTCCAAAAAGGCAATGCCCCAGAGGAACGCAAAATACAAAGGCTCTTTTGCAATCCCAATGCAATCAAACTCATCAAGCGATGCAATGACTTGGGTGCAGGGGGGATCAGTGTGGCACTTTGCGAATTAGCCGATGGATTGGAAATCCACCTAGATCAAATCTCTTGCAAATACGAGGGGATGACTGCCTATGATTTGACACTCAGCGAATCTCAAGAGAGAATGGCAATCTTGCTCAACCCAAATGATGTAGCCCTATTTGCCAAACTTGCAGAGGAAGAAAATCTAGAATGCCGCTGCATTGCAAAAGTGATCGATGAAAAAGTGATTATTTTTTATCATCATCAGCAAGTCGTTGCCAAACTCCCCAAAGCCCTCCTCACTAGCAATGGAGCCAAAAGAAGCACAGCCGTGCAAATCACACGACCCAAAGAATCCACCAAAAAGCAATATAACTTCATACAAGATTTTCAATCCTTGGCTCAAGATCTCAACATTTGCTCCAAGCGTGGATTGATTGAAAAATTTGATTCTACAATCGGGGGCAATACGATTTTTATGCCACTAGGAGGAAAATACCAAAGCACCCCCATCCAAGCGATGGCACACAAAATCCCATTTGCACAAACCACAACCTGCTCTGTGGCGTCCTTTGGGTTCAACCCATTCTTGTGTGAGCAAAACCCACTCAAAGGGGGCTATTTTGCCGTCATAGAATCTGTGTGCAGACTCATTGCAACAGGCGTGAAGTTTGAAGAAATCTATCTAAGCTTTCAAGAATATTTTGAG
This window contains:
- a CDS encoding phosphoribosylaminoimidazolecarboxamide formyltransferase; this translates as MEEITLKYGCNPNQGRARIYSTKLPFQVLNGNAGYINFLDALNAWQLVKELKNATNTPCATSFKHLSPTSSALASPLSQTELQAYFLQDLDVNASPIATAYARARGADRMSSFGDFIALSDSCDEMTARLIAQEVSDGIIAPHFTQEALNILKTKKNGAYIIIEIDPTFTPPSLEKREVFGITFEQERNEIVLDERVLQDIVTQNKNLPQEAKTDLILSLITLKYTQSNSIVLAHQGQAIGVGAGGQSRIHCTRTACAKADLWHLRKHQKVLELPFLPSLNRPTKDNLIDAYLTHQPAFFDTWQDFFTSKPNHFTQEEQQEYLSKIQGVSLGSDAFFPFVDNLQRAEQSGVSYIAQSGGSKQDTSLIEYCDKHQLLMIFTHCRLFHH
- the purD gene encoding phosphoribosylamine--glycine ligase yields the protein MKVAIIGSGGREHSILKAIKNNPNISTLFAIPGNAGMSQEAICLKADITNHTEVLQCIQSEGIDFVIVSPDNPLVEGMVDVLESNGIACFGPRANAAIVEGSKIFAKEFMHRHSIPTAPYWVFDCPTKAKEFLSTTSFPKVIKADGLALGKGVIIAKNLTQGHQAIEDLMENAVFGESGKRIVIEEFLEGKEATILAFTDGKTIVPMVSSMDYKKALDGDEGLNTGGMGCIAPNPYYTEAIQAECMQNIFLPTLKGLNQEGRRFKGCLYFGLMLTTNGVKVIEYNCRFGDPETQTILPLLESDLFEIMLSIHNETLKQEQVRFKPLSSCCVVVASEGYPQKFQTNHLISYSDMPNLFFAGVKQTDEGLVNSGGRVLSLTCTAPTLQIAREQVYKQLKSIRFANAYYRKDIGKL
- a CDS encoding phosphoribosylformylglycinamidine synthase, with product MIEIYVQKKEAFAYEAEKLAQEIRELLAIQTLEKLEIINVYSIDGVCKQDLQKVQEIVFCEPQVDEMLEELSLQDCDFFFGIAPLEGQFDKRSYSAIQCLQMLNLPPTTLKHHQVFKLYGTLTQAQQEAILSYLINPIESTEVFGKSHHTPQATDDVPQAPINLAAEDLKLIEQYLQHPNPLELKIIETYWSDHCRHTTFLTEISSIAFEDPLAEQIYQDYLQTRKELGRQKPISLMDLGTIMSAYLTSQGKAKSIAQTEEQNACTLEINVTTPKGDEKWYLFFKNETHNHPTEIEPFGGASTCIGGAIRDPLSARGYVYAGMRISGSANPLESISQTRKGKLPQRSIAIKSSDGFSSYGNQIGVATGMVEEIYHEGYKAKHLELGAVLGATPKEWVSSQAPQSGDVIVLLGGKTGRDGCGGASGSSLSHNIHSLSTCGSEVQKGNAPEERKIQRLFCNPNAIKLIKRCNDLGAGGISVALCELADGLEIHLDQISCKYEGMTAYDLTLSESQERMAILLNPNDVALFAKLAEEENLECRCIAKVIDEKVIIFYHHQQVVAKLPKALLTSNGAKRSTAVQITRPKESTKKQYNFIQDFQSLAQDLNICSKRGLIEKFDSTIGGNTIFMPLGGKYQSTPIQAMAHKIPFAQTTTCSVASFGFNPFLCEQNPLKGGYFAVIESVCRLIATGVKFEEIYLSFQEYFEKLGEDPVKWGKPFATLLGAFLAQKRLEICAIGGKDSMSGTFEELNVPPTFVSFAFAASDCTHLIAPEFKSHDSFVYLIKPELDTNHLPTNLKPHFDLIHSLIKEHKALSCYTPTFGGIAGAILKMCLGNRIGFAFEDVALEEIFDMSYGSFIIESKQKLPLLLLGKTTLAPHITHKQTSLSLDVLSELYEQPLQSVYPTQTQHASTPTTLPPAKHTPAPTPLQKYAKPRVLLPVFFGTNCEYDIQYAFEEAGAEVEILVLQNLTQEHIKQSIKNFSASLKRSQILFLSGGFSGADEPDGSAKMIKTFFFNPKIKESISHFLESQDSLIGGNCNGFQALVKLGLLPFGKILPSQADHPTLLHNTLLRHQSKIVRVKVCSNSSPWLSQMQIGEIYSLPISHGEGRFYAQDSVIEELARNGQIAMQYVDLEGNVSNDIRYNPNGSSYGIEALTSQDGRIFGKMGHPERYKPNLLKNIQGNFDMQIFKGAVHYFR